Proteins encoded within one genomic window of Amycolatopsis sp. 2-15:
- a CDS encoding three-helix bundle dimerization domain-containing protein: protein MTELADRAVGHDEAGQREDVRICAEFARVEARLIAEFGGNPAADAMVRAQVVAVQEYFAAAPIRRYLPILVERAVRSQLTAR, encoded by the coding sequence ATGACGGAGCTGGCCGACCGGGCCGTCGGGCACGATGAAGCAGGTCAACGCGAAGACGTCCGAATCTGCGCCGAGTTCGCGCGCGTGGAGGCGAGGCTGATCGCCGAATTCGGCGGGAATCCGGCCGCGGATGCGATGGTGCGGGCGCAGGTCGTGGCGGTCCAGGAATACTTCGCCGCGGCGCCGATCCGGCGTTACCTGCCGATCCTCGTGGAGCGAGCCGTCCGCAGCCAGCTCACCGCGCGCTGA
- a CDS encoding SHOCT domain-containing protein, protein MLNLFLTMLWFFLWIMWLMLLFRVVADIFRDDGLGGWGKAGWVIVVCVLPFLGVFVYLIARGKDMGEREFRHAQRKEQEMRSYIQDVAADAPAPANGNHHGVDELERLVGMRKRGDITEDDYQRAKEKLLTV, encoded by the coding sequence TTGCTCAACCTGTTCCTGACCATGCTGTGGTTCTTCCTCTGGATCATGTGGTTGATGCTCCTGTTCAGGGTCGTCGCCGACATCTTCCGCGACGACGGCCTCGGCGGCTGGGGCAAAGCAGGCTGGGTGATCGTTGTGTGTGTACTGCCGTTCCTCGGTGTCTTCGTGTACCTCATCGCACGCGGGAAAGACATGGGCGAACGCGAATTCCGGCACGCGCAACGCAAGGAGCAGGAAATGCGCTCCTACATCCAGGATGTGGCCGCCGATGCACCCGCGCCCGCCAACGGCAACCACCACGGAGTCGACGAGCTGGAGAGGTTGGTCGGGATGCGCAAGCGCGGTGACATCACCGAGGATGACTACCAGCGCGCCAAGGAGAAGCTGCTCACGGTCTAG